The following are from one region of the Thiocapsa rosea genome:
- a CDS encoding sigma-54-dependent transcriptional regulator, producing the protein MGTTLVSWLGRTDLRAVAESHQVGLGPVAQALQTGRFDRLELLCDYGQDEVACYLAWIHDQFEAPVTPHHITLDSPTDFGAIYRHARQVVADTVESQQEGDNLAFHLSPGTPAMAAVWIILAKTRFPAELIESSIPGGVRTASIPFDIAADFLPDLLNHPDRELERLTAGLPPAAPEFSAIIHQSPAMQRAIARARRAAPRSIPVLIEGESGTGKELLARAIHQASPRRNRSFVTVNCGAIAPDLVESELFGHEKGAFTGAAARRAGYFEAAHTGTLFLDEIGELPKPAQVKLLRALQEGEVIRVGATSATSVDVRILAATNRTLVEEVAGGRFREDLFYRLAVAVIRLPPLREREGDTGLLLDRLLDQVNCESETEPGYTPKKLSVGARRLLIEHPWPGNVREMQNTLRRAAVWTPGPVVDTEDARDALLPRPRSKEGIEQDPILGQDIVQGVDLKAIIDRVERHYLERAIEVTAGNKSRAATLLGLGNATTLTNWLKKHGVQT; encoded by the coding sequence ATGGGAACCACCCTCGTCAGTTGGCTCGGCCGCACCGATTTGCGCGCCGTCGCTGAGAGTCATCAAGTCGGCCTCGGCCCCGTGGCCCAGGCCCTGCAAACCGGGCGCTTCGACAGACTGGAGCTTCTCTGCGACTACGGCCAGGATGAAGTCGCGTGCTATCTCGCCTGGATTCATGACCAGTTCGAGGCACCTGTCACTCCACACCATATCACTCTGGATAGCCCCACCGACTTCGGTGCCATTTACCGCCACGCCCGTCAGGTGGTGGCGGATACGGTTGAGAGCCAGCAAGAGGGCGACAACCTCGCCTTCCACTTGAGTCCGGGTACACCCGCCATGGCTGCGGTCTGGATCATTCTCGCCAAGACCCGCTTCCCCGCCGAGTTGATCGAATCGTCCATTCCTGGTGGCGTGCGCACCGCGTCGATTCCCTTCGATATTGCAGCGGATTTCCTACCCGATCTGCTCAACCACCCGGACCGCGAGTTGGAGCGACTCACCGCCGGACTACCGCCTGCCGCACCGGAATTCTCAGCCATCATCCACCAAAGCCCCGCGATGCAACGGGCCATTGCCCGCGCCCGCCGGGCTGCGCCACGCTCAATCCCGGTCCTGATCGAGGGCGAATCCGGCACCGGCAAGGAACTCCTCGCCCGCGCCATCCACCAGGCCAGCCCGAGGCGCAACCGTTCGTTCGTCACCGTCAATTGCGGCGCCATCGCGCCGGATCTAGTCGAATCCGAGCTGTTCGGTCATGAGAAAGGCGCATTCACCGGCGCCGCCGCGCGGCGCGCGGGCTACTTTGAGGCTGCGCACACGGGTACGCTCTTCCTCGACGAGATCGGAGAGTTGCCCAAACCCGCCCAGGTCAAGCTCTTGCGCGCACTTCAGGAAGGCGAGGTCATCCGGGTCGGCGCCACCTCCGCAACCTCGGTGGACGTGCGCATTCTCGCCGCGACGAACCGTACCCTCGTCGAGGAGGTCGCAGGCGGGCGCTTCCGCGAAGACCTGTTCTACCGCCTTGCCGTGGCCGTCATCCGGCTACCGCCCTTACGTGAGCGCGAGGGCGACACCGGCCTACTGCTCGACCGGCTGCTGGACCAGGTCAACTGCGAGAGCGAGACCGAACCGGGTTACACTCCAAAGAAACTTTCGGTCGGCGCAAGAAGACTTCTGATTGAGCACCCGTGGCCCGGCAACGTCCGGGAGATGCAGAACACCCTGCGCCGTGCCGCCGTCTGGACACCTGGGCCCGTCGTCGACACAGAGGACGCCCGCGACGCCTTGCTACCCAGACCAAGATCCAAGGAGGGCATAGAACAAGACCCCATCCTCGGCCAAGACATCGTGCAAGGCGTGGATCTCAAGGCCATCATCGACCGTGTTGAACGGCACTACTTGGAGCGGGCAATCGAGGTCACTGCCGGCAACAAGAGCCGCGCCGCTACGCTACTTGGCTTAGGCAATGCCACGACTTTGACCAACTGGCTCAAGAAGCATGGGGTTCAGACGTAA
- the pglZ gene encoding BREX-2 system phosphatase PglZ, which yields MAEDPVSDHAVLPSAVLTQVQAILSKDAGADRIALVWPEPIEPRELRRQLSDTTLRVVYCPSELAIRELLVTHAPGAERLVMLSPFDETRLSKDVLARLWGCEPKRISPWRTLEQLLRVRRIDPRLTGKPYRWIAEALVDAYDRYRGRIQFGEVLDVDQAWRALALARLDFAGEALDLDALLDWSRGSQVDAAVSALPEPMVAHLGDWLALRLGASTELVLSLWREGHAGDMVAIGLVCSVLYRDGLSPDQALFQARGRLRERVVGGARIEDTTLQDYGRATVGYLERFLAERPYRALDAPLTQAQQLLASLDMRPLAVASDLLPDGFGLRLDRFAQTLDAALAGKPIEPVLVALADLRRHQLAKVRTEQLGTAELTVRACRWLRKEEVERGSLAEEVGDYVGSGGYLDWARSRLWSGDAHEALNRVYRQLIGQVSARRERLNERFSHHLPAIARGDQVNGSVLPVERALDVLIAPLAKQQPVLVLVLDGMSHAVYRELAGDLLHDGWVELQPADSTGPCCLLAALPTITRISRYALLSGTLGEGTGADEKKAFAAHPGLKTLSSTKFPPRLFHKGDLLQPGSGALAEGVREVIAGQAHKVVGAVINAVDDQLSSGAQVSVRWSVASIGVLRRILEAARESRRLVILTSDHGHVLDHDMTLVQTAAEAERFKPLSEPVGVGEVRVSGERVVLPGNQVILPWSERIRYTAKKMGYHGGGSLQEVLIPFGVYRNAGETGPIEGWREVARQEPDWWVIEPVAEPVAEPMTTSAGDAVPTSSAGPSKPSKPSKSSKQDAHTLDLFAELPTPSPESEPAPDPVRAGEGDWIAALMVSPVYAQMKARSARVMVSEAQLRQLLDLLSRAGGQQMAAAVAQGLGLPEIRLYGLLAGVQKLLNVDGYPVLAIDRVSKTIRLDLASLKTQFEL from the coding sequence ATGGCTGAGGATCCCGTCTCCGACCACGCCGTGCTCCCGAGCGCCGTGCTCACCCAAGTGCAGGCGATCCTGAGCAAGGATGCCGGAGCCGATCGGATCGCGCTGGTCTGGCCCGAGCCCATCGAGCCGCGCGAGTTGCGGCGGCAGCTCTCGGACACGACGCTGCGGGTCGTCTATTGCCCCTCGGAGCTGGCGATACGCGAGCTGCTCGTGACGCACGCGCCGGGTGCCGAGCGGCTGGTGATGCTCTCGCCCTTCGATGAGACGCGCCTGTCCAAGGATGTCCTGGCACGGCTCTGGGGCTGCGAGCCGAAGCGCATCAGCCCTTGGCGGACACTGGAGCAACTGTTGCGCGTGCGCCGGATCGATCCGCGCCTGACCGGAAAACCCTATCGCTGGATTGCGGAGGCACTGGTCGATGCCTATGACCGCTATCGCGGGCGGATTCAGTTCGGCGAGGTGCTGGATGTCGATCAAGCCTGGCGCGCCCTGGCCTTGGCGCGGCTCGATTTCGCGGGCGAGGCGCTCGACCTGGACGCGCTCCTGGATTGGTCGCGCGGATCGCAGGTCGACGCGGCGGTCTCGGCGCTCCCCGAGCCCATGGTCGCGCACCTTGGCGACTGGCTCGCGCTCCGACTTGGCGCCTCGACCGAGCTGGTCCTGAGCCTCTGGCGAGAAGGGCACGCGGGCGACATGGTCGCGATCGGTCTGGTCTGCTCGGTGCTGTATCGCGATGGGTTGTCGCCGGACCAGGCGCTCTTCCAGGCGAGGGGCCGCCTGCGCGAGCGTGTCGTCGGCGGCGCGCGGATCGAGGATACGACGCTGCAGGACTACGGGCGGGCAACCGTCGGCTATCTTGAACGGTTTCTGGCCGAGCGCCCCTATCGCGCGCTCGATGCGCCGCTGACGCAGGCCCAGCAGCTCCTTGCGAGTCTCGACATGCGCCCACTCGCGGTCGCGTCGGACCTGCTGCCGGACGGGTTCGGACTGCGGCTCGACCGGTTCGCGCAGACGCTGGACGCGGCGCTTGCGGGCAAACCGATCGAGCCCGTGCTCGTCGCCCTGGCGGATCTGCGACGTCATCAACTGGCGAAGGTCCGCACGGAGCAGCTCGGCACGGCGGAGCTGACGGTCCGCGCCTGCCGTTGGCTGAGAAAGGAGGAGGTGGAGCGGGGGAGCCTGGCGGAGGAGGTCGGGGACTATGTTGGGAGTGGCGGCTATCTCGACTGGGCGCGCAGCCGCCTCTGGTCGGGCGACGCGCACGAGGCCCTGAACCGCGTCTACAGGCAACTGATCGGTCAGGTGTCCGCGCGGCGCGAGCGTCTGAACGAGCGCTTTTCGCACCATCTGCCGGCCATTGCGCGTGGAGATCAGGTCAATGGGTCGGTTCTGCCCGTAGAGCGGGCCTTGGATGTCCTTATCGCTCCGCTGGCGAAGCAGCAGCCGGTGCTGGTCCTGGTGCTCGATGGGATGAGTCACGCGGTCTACCGCGAGCTTGCAGGCGATCTGCTGCATGACGGCTGGGTGGAGCTTCAACCGGCGGACAGCACCGGCCCCTGTTGTCTGCTCGCCGCCTTGCCGACGATCACCCGGATCAGCCGCTATGCCTTGTTGTCCGGCACGCTGGGCGAGGGCACCGGTGCCGACGAGAAAAAGGCCTTTGCCGCGCATCCCGGCTTGAAGACGCTCTCGTCGACGAAGTTTCCCCCCCGGTTGTTTCACAAGGGCGATCTCCTGCAGCCGGGCAGCGGTGCCTTGGCTGAAGGGGTGCGGGAGGTCATCGCGGGCCAGGCGCACAAGGTGGTCGGTGCGGTGATCAACGCGGTCGACGACCAACTCAGCAGCGGTGCCCAGGTCTCGGTGCGCTGGTCGGTGGCGTCGATCGGCGTGCTGCGCCGGATCCTGGAGGCCGCCCGGGAGTCGCGCAGGCTGGTGATCCTCACGAGCGACCATGGTCATGTGCTGGATCACGACATGACGCTGGTGCAGACGGCGGCCGAGGCGGAGCGCTTCAAGCCATTGAGCGAGCCGGTCGGGGTCGGCGAGGTGCGCGTCTCGGGCGAGCGCGTCGTGCTTCCCGGCAACCAGGTCATCCTGCCCTGGTCGGAGCGGATTCGGTACACGGCGAAAAAGATGGGCTATCACGGTGGCGGCTCGCTCCAAGAGGTACTGATTCCGTTCGGCGTTTACCGCAATGCCGGCGAGACCGGCCCCATCGAGGGTTGGCGCGAAGTCGCACGACAGGAGCCCGACTGGTGGGTGATCGAGCCTGTTGCCGAGCCTGTTGCGGAGCCGATGACCACATCCGCGGGTGATGCCGTGCCGACGTCATCGGCCGGGCCGTCGAAGCCGTCGAAGCCATCGAAATCATCGAAGCAGGACGCGCACACGCTTGACCTCTTCGCCGAGCTGCCGACGCCGAGTCCCGAATCAGAACCCGCGCCGGATCCCGTGCGGGCGGGGGAGGGCGATTGGATCGCAGCTCTGATGGTCTCGCCGGTTTACGCGCAGATGAAGGCACGCAGCGCTCGGGTGATGGTGAGCGAGGCGCAGCTACGGCAGCTCTTGGATCTGCTGTCTCGGGCGGGCGGTCAGCAGATGGCGGCCGCCGTGGCGCAGGGCCTGGGTCTCCCCGAGATCCGCCTCTACGGACTCCTGGCGGGCGTGCAGAAGCTGCTGAATGTCGATGGCTATCCGGTCCTGGCGATCGACCGGGTATCCAAGACGATCCGGCTCGATCTGGCGTCTTTGAAGACCCAGTTTGAGCTATGA
- a CDS encoding DUF3581 family protein, with protein MFLDPFHAAEDGTLRISAPQGSAFAKQVAGDFNPIHDATNPRFCAPGDLLFALVLARCGLASRMTFRFTGMVGAGAALNVIQSDAGVVVETADGKPCLEVERSGQVTRDLILIESLVRRYVAFSGQNFPHILVPLMEQQGVMINPDRPLVIYDRMSFELDRLDCPDVDVALESSELEVKGKRGEARLGFRLTAAGEPVGQGAKTLILSGLRAYEPEALRGLVERYAGWKAACLAGI; from the coding sequence ATGTTTCTCGATCCATTCCACGCGGCCGAAGACGGCACGTTACGCATCTCCGCGCCGCAAGGCAGCGCCTTCGCCAAGCAGGTCGCGGGTGACTTCAATCCGATCCACGATGCGACGAATCCGCGCTTTTGTGCCCCCGGCGATCTCCTCTTTGCGCTTGTCCTCGCCCGATGTGGTCTTGCGAGCCGGATGACCTTTCGCTTCACCGGAATGGTCGGAGCGGGTGCCGCATTGAATGTCATTCAGAGCGACGCAGGCGTCGTGGTCGAGACGGCCGACGGCAAGCCCTGTCTCGAGGTCGAGCGTTCGGGACAGGTCACCAGGGATTTGATCTTGATTGAATCGCTGGTGCGTCGCTACGTGGCCTTTTCGGGTCAGAACTTTCCGCACATCCTGGTGCCGCTCATGGAGCAGCAGGGTGTCATGATCAACCCGGATCGGCCACTGGTGATCTATGACCGGATGTCGTTCGAGCTGGACCGATTGGACTGCCCTGACGTGGACGTTGCTCTGGAATCGAGCGAGCTCGAGGTGAAGGGCAAGCGCGGCGAGGCCCGACTCGGGTTCCGCCTGACTGCCGCCGGGGAGCCGGTCGGGCAGGGCGCGAAGACCCTCATCCTGAGCGGCTTGCGGGCCTATGAGCCCGAGGCGTTAAGGGGGTTGGTCGAGCGCTATGCCGGGTGGAAGGCAGCCTGTCTCGCTGGCATCTGA
- a CDS encoding CopG family transcriptional regulator yields MARAATRVLTASVPVSLAANVDQMADRLELEEERDRLTRVTLADVDAGRVIDLQTVQLWSDRLDTDEPLPVPR; encoded by the coding sequence ATGGCAAGAGCTGCAACCCGCGTCTTGACCGCGAGCGTCCCTGTTTCACTGGCCGCGAATGTCGATCAAATGGCTGACCGTCTGGAGCTCGAGGAAGAGCGCGATCGCCTCACCCGGGTAACCCTGGCCGATGTGGATGCTGGCCGGGTCATCGATCTCCAAACCGTCCAATTGTGGTCCGATCGACTGGATACGGACGAACCTCTGCCAGTCCCGCGCTGA
- a CDS encoding DEAD/DEAH box helicase, whose product MTAATGSATGSAFDRLHPALQHHIVNSLGWRSLRPLQEATIAPILRGEHAILLAPTAGGKTEAAAFPVLSRMLSERWDGLSVLYICPIKAPLNNLEPRLAYYAGLLGRRVALWHGDVGPGRKARLGADPPDILLTTPESLEVMLVSKRIDHRRLFANLRCVIIDEVHAFAGDDRGWHLMYVLERLGYIAGRELQRLGLSATVGNPEQLCDWLAAGFAQPRSVIDPPTDAGAAPEIALDWVGNLRNAALIISRLHRGEKRLVFCDSRSRVEALAIELRGLGVSTYVSHSCLSLEERHAAETAFSQGQDCVIVATSTLELGIDVGDLDRVIQIDAPGTVSSFLQRIGRTGRRAGTARNCLFLITREEAFLPAVGLLQLWSEGFVELIEPPPLPLHIFAQQIMALALQESGITRADWPAWLGRLPGLARVEPKELIQIFDFMRETEILHSDQGLVGIGRSGERQFGAKHFMELFSVFVSPPSIQVFHGRQQIGEVHQSTFILKEEGPAVLTLGGRSWATKFIDWPRRNAYVEPTELHGRSQWLSAGQPLHVILCQAVARVLGREDNPHEDGVAFSRRALEKMAALREEFDWVEPGKTFLVVYAHDRILWWTFAGRLLNAAMADALAGEAVKVAADNLAVSFTGAVDPASLKKAIAETILAETAKLELPLDDGFIAELKFGECLPEALREREMAERFDVSKGLAVLRRAPVIIIRGHEAPVFP is encoded by the coding sequence GTGACGGCTGCAACGGGTAGCGCGACGGGCAGCGCCTTCGATCGTCTGCATCCGGCGCTACAGCACCACATCGTCAACAGCCTTGGCTGGAGGTCACTGCGTCCGCTGCAGGAGGCGACCATCGCGCCGATCCTGCGCGGGGAGCATGCCATCCTGCTTGCGCCGACCGCAGGCGGCAAGACCGAAGCAGCGGCCTTTCCGGTGCTCTCGCGCATGCTGAGCGAACGCTGGGACGGGCTGAGCGTCCTCTACATCTGTCCCATCAAGGCGCCGCTGAACAACCTCGAGCCGCGGCTGGCGTACTACGCCGGCCTGCTGGGGCGCCGTGTTGCGCTGTGGCACGGCGATGTCGGCCCGGGGCGCAAGGCCAGGCTCGGCGCCGATCCGCCGGACATCCTTCTGACGACCCCCGAGTCACTGGAGGTGATGCTGGTCTCCAAGCGCATCGACCATCGGCGGCTGTTCGCGAATCTGCGCTGCGTCATCATCGATGAGGTCCACGCCTTCGCGGGCGACGACCGCGGATGGCATCTGATGTATGTGCTCGAACGGTTGGGCTACATCGCTGGCCGGGAGCTGCAGCGCTTGGGACTCTCGGCAACGGTCGGCAACCCGGAACAGCTCTGCGACTGGCTGGCCGCGGGTTTCGCGCAGCCTCGCAGCGTCATCGATCCGCCGACGGACGCAGGCGCAGCGCCGGAGATCGCGCTCGATTGGGTCGGCAACCTGCGCAACGCGGCGCTGATCATCTCCAGACTGCACCGAGGCGAGAAGCGACTGGTCTTCTGCGATAGCCGGTCCAGGGTCGAAGCGCTTGCGATCGAGCTGCGCGGGCTGGGTGTGAGCACCTACGTCTCGCACAGTTGCCTCAGCCTCGAGGAGCGGCACGCGGCGGAGACTGCGTTCAGCCAGGGGCAGGATTGCGTGATCGTCGCGACCAGTACCCTGGAGCTGGGCATCGACGTGGGTGATCTGGATCGGGTCATTCAGATCGATGCGCCGGGCACGGTGTCGTCCTTTCTGCAGCGCATCGGACGAACCGGTCGACGCGCCGGGACGGCACGGAACTGTCTCTTTCTGATCACCAGGGAGGAGGCGTTCCTGCCGGCCGTCGGTCTGCTGCAGCTCTGGAGCGAAGGCTTTGTCGAGCTGATCGAGCCGCCGCCGCTGCCGTTGCACATCTTCGCTCAGCAGATCATGGCGTTGGCCCTGCAGGAATCCGGGATCACCAGGGCCGACTGGCCGGCCTGGCTGGGGCGGCTTCCCGGTTTGGCGCGGGTCGAGCCCAAAGAGCTGATACAGATCTTCGACTTTATGCGCGAGACCGAGATCCTGCATTCCGATCAGGGTCTGGTCGGGATCGGCCGATCGGGCGAGCGCCAGTTCGGGGCCAAGCACTTCATGGAGCTGTTCTCGGTCTTCGTCAGCCCGCCGTCGATCCAGGTCTTTCACGGCCGACAGCAGATCGGAGAGGTCCATCAGTCGACCTTCATCCTGAAAGAGGAGGGGCCAGCCGTCCTGACCCTCGGCGGGCGCTCTTGGGCAACCAAGTTCATCGACTGGCCAAGACGCAATGCCTACGTCGAGCCGACCGAGCTGCACGGACGCTCCCAATGGCTGAGCGCCGGCCAGCCGCTGCATGTCATACTCTGTCAGGCGGTAGCCCGTGTGCTGGGGCGCGAGGACAACCCGCATGAGGATGGCGTCGCATTCTCCCGACGCGCCCTGGAAAAGATGGCAGCGTTACGCGAGGAATTCGACTGGGTCGAGCCGGGCAAGACGTTCCTCGTTGTCTATGCGCACGACAGGATCCTCTGGTGGACCTTCGCCGGCCGACTCCTCAACGCGGCGATGGCAGACGCGCTGGCCGGAGAGGCCGTCAAGGTCGCCGCCGACAACCTCGCGGTCAGCTTCACCGGCGCGGTCGATCCGGCATCGCTGAAGAAGGCGATCGCCGAGACGATTTTGGCGGAGACGGCCAAGCTTGAGCTGCCGCTCGATGACGGATTCATCGCCGAGCTGAAGTTCGGTGAATGCTTGCCGGAGGCGTTGCGCGAGCGCGAGATGGCCGAGCGATTTGACGTTTCCAAGGGCCTCGCGGTGCTTCGCCGTGCCCCGGTGATCATCATTCGGGGGCACGAAGCGCCAGTGTTCCCCTAG
- the brxD gene encoding BREX system ATP-binding protein BrxD, with translation MTISHQRRDDIIDALRRGTVPQYGLDALAVGLAPFEAAFDEELTKVARGRGQFKAIRGEYGSGKTFIARWLRERAHRLGFACAEVQISETETPLHRLETVYRRLIERLTTADSPSGAFRNVIDAWFFALEEDVIAQGEVDPDDVAALMNATDALMEKRLGEVVRSAPAFALTLRAYRRALLEGRDDIADGLLAWMAGQPNIAATIKRYANIKGDIDHFGALSFLQGVLTILKDSGHPGLLLVLDEVETLQRMRGDVRDKSLNALRQLMDEIDSGRFPGLYLVITGTTAFFDGPMGVQRLPPLAQRLAVDFATDARFDNPRAVQIRLKGFDVAALCEVGRKVRDLYAEGCADDRVEGRAHRRLTAVVDEAYVAALAEAVTGALGGKVGIAPRLFLKKLVGEVMDRVDQHADFDPRQHYALTVGDRELSAVERAARSATGVDDIELDL, from the coding sequence ATGACCATCAGCCATCAACGCCGAGACGACATCATCGACGCGCTGCGGCGCGGCACCGTGCCGCAATACGGGCTCGACGCGCTTGCGGTGGGGCTCGCGCCCTTCGAGGCCGCATTCGACGAGGAGCTGACGAAGGTCGCCCGCGGGCGCGGGCAGTTCAAGGCGATTCGCGGCGAGTACGGCAGCGGCAAGACCTTCATCGCCCGCTGGCTGCGCGAGCGCGCCCATCGCCTGGGCTTCGCCTGCGCCGAGGTGCAGATCTCCGAGACCGAGACGCCGTTGCACCGCCTGGAGACGGTCTACCGACGTCTGATCGAGCGTCTGACCACGGCGGATTCGCCCTCCGGGGCTTTCCGTAATGTCATCGATGCCTGGTTCTTTGCGCTCGAGGAGGACGTGATCGCTCAGGGCGAGGTGGATCCCGACGACGTCGCCGCCTTGATGAATGCCACGGACGCGCTCATGGAAAAACGTCTCGGCGAGGTGGTGCGCTCGGCACCGGCCTTTGCGCTGACCCTGCGGGCCTATCGGCGCGCGCTGCTTGAAGGGCGAGACGACATCGCCGATGGGCTGCTGGCCTGGATGGCCGGTCAGCCGAACATCGCCGCGACGATCAAGCGCTACGCCAACATCAAAGGGGACATCGACCATTTCGGCGCCCTGAGCTTCCTGCAGGGCGTGCTGACCATCCTGAAAGACTCCGGCCATCCGGGGCTGCTCTTGGTGCTGGACGAGGTCGAAACACTGCAGCGCATGCGTGGGGACGTGCGCGACAAGAGCCTGAATGCGCTGCGCCAGCTCATGGACGAGATCGACAGCGGACGTTTTCCGGGGCTCTATCTGGTGATCACCGGGACGACGGCATTCTTCGACGGTCCGATGGGTGTGCAGCGCCTGCCGCCCCTGGCGCAGCGGCTCGCCGTGGATTTCGCGACCGACGCCCGTTTCGACAATCCGCGCGCCGTGCAGATCCGGCTCAAGGGATTCGACGTCGCAGCCTTGTGCGAGGTGGGCCGCAAGGTGCGCGATCTCTATGCAGAGGGTTGTGCAGACGATCGGGTAGAGGGCAGGGCGCATAGACGCCTGACTGCGGTCGTCGACGAAGCCTATGTCGCCGCGCTCGCCGAGGCCGTGACGGGCGCGCTCGGCGGAAAGGTCGGGATCGCCCCGCGGCTGTTTCTGAAGAAGCTGGTCGGCGAGGTCATGGATCGGGTGGATCAGCATGCCGATTTCGACCCGCGGCAGCACTATGCCCTGACCGTCGGCGACCGGGAGCTGAGCGCCGTCGAGCGTGCCGCCCGATCCGCCACAGGGGTGGACGACATCGAGCTGGATCTGTGA
- a CDS encoding AAA family ATPase: MILKALTLENFKGFREPVRVKFAPLTLLFGPNNAGKSSIVQALMYAREVLERNNCDSGQTQLGGDIVDLGGFQNLVYGHDLNRVIRMRFELDLSDIELPRHIDWVKEFGSGVGIEEFADKRKEEIFDSIDEFLSKTSDIWVEIHIGCFKPTQFDASAKPTVQRYLVGRGVSDVYAEISLREDGTTAITKLSFGKSPFGYTCLREDGTPVGDYELLELFDGLIGDGSVPVAPDKALRLRLHGTAIPEIGKLLDFSPSVWMSIDKEGKKEGLFHNRAFEEERLKDLLTRFITGPAELLQQALQNSVYVSPFREMPPRHYQPARSPDTKRWANGLAAWDLLLLEERTFAKQVNNWLTDQKKFNSGYSIDVRHYRELEIDSDIYKDLTDEEPKTDLDLTSVRSTLLNLAEGRRLSIRDHRSGISLFPQDLGVGISQLIPVIVAALHTTSGIVAIEEPESNIHPAFQVVLGDLFITQANSNPDVMFLVETHSEHLMLRCLRRIRETTEEEIPAGAPSLRPDDVAVHFVSRNEQGSRIDAIHIDVDGDFTDPWPSGFFRERAKELFG; encoded by the coding sequence ATGATCCTAAAGGCACTCACCCTCGAAAACTTCAAAGGGTTCCGTGAGCCCGTGCGGGTTAAGTTTGCGCCACTGACCCTCCTATTTGGCCCCAACAACGCCGGCAAGAGCAGCATCGTGCAGGCTTTAATGTATGCCCGAGAGGTCCTCGAGCGGAACAATTGCGACTCGGGTCAGACGCAGCTCGGCGGAGATATCGTTGATCTCGGCGGTTTTCAGAACCTCGTCTATGGGCATGACCTAAACCGCGTCATCCGTATGCGTTTCGAACTTGATCTGAGTGACATCGAGCTGCCACGCCACATCGACTGGGTAAAGGAATTTGGGTCCGGGGTTGGCATTGAGGAATTCGCCGATAAACGCAAAGAAGAGATCTTCGACTCAATCGATGAATTTCTGTCTAAAACTTCAGATATCTGGGTAGAGATTCACATCGGTTGTTTTAAGCCTACGCAATTTGATGCATCGGCTAAACCGACAGTCCAGAGATATTTGGTGGGCAGAGGCGTGAGCGACGTCTATGCAGAGATTTCTTTACGCGAAGACGGCACTACTGCAATAACTAAGCTCAGCTTTGGCAAGTCGCCATTTGGTTACACCTGCCTTCGAGAAGATGGTACGCCGGTCGGGGACTACGAGTTACTAGAACTATTCGACGGGTTAATCGGCGACGGCTCTGTCCCGGTTGCCCCCGATAAGGCATTGCGGCTGAGGCTACACGGAACGGCCATTCCCGAGATAGGAAAACTTCTTGATTTCTCTCCTAGCGTTTGGATGTCTATTGACAAAGAGGGAAAGAAAGAAGGATTGTTTCACAATCGAGCATTTGAAGAGGAGCGTTTGAAAGACCTGTTAACGAGGTTCATCACAGGCCCAGCAGAGCTGCTGCAGCAAGCTCTGCAGAATTCGGTTTACGTCAGTCCATTTCGAGAAATGCCGCCACGCCACTACCAACCCGCGCGCTCGCCGGACACCAAGCGCTGGGCCAATGGGCTCGCAGCCTGGGATTTGCTGTTGCTCGAAGAGAGGACCTTCGCAAAACAAGTCAACAACTGGCTGACTGACCAGAAAAAATTTAACTCTGGCTACTCCATTGACGTGCGTCATTATCGCGAGTTGGAGATCGACAGTGACATCTACAAGGATCTGACTGACGAGGAGCCAAAGACCGATCTGGATTTAACCTCGGTCCGATCAACGTTGTTGAATTTAGCCGAAGGTCGGAGGCTATCGATACGGGATCATCGAAGCGGTATAAGCCTTTTCCCGCAGGATCTTGGCGTTGGTATTTCGCAGCTGATACCGGTCATAGTTGCAGCCCTGCACACCACATCCGGTATCGTCGCCATCGAGGAGCCGGAGTCGAATATCCACCCGGCGTTCCAGGTGGTTCTTGGCGATCTTTTTATTACCCAGGCAAATTCTAATCCTGATGTGATGTTTCTCGTCGAGACTCATAGCGAGCACTTAATGTTACGTTGCCTGCGACGGATCAGGGAAACCACCGAGGAGGAGATACCCGCTGGTGCGCCGAGCTTGCGACCCGATGATGTTGCGGTTCACTTTGTGTCGCGAAACGAGCAGGGATCACGGATTGACGCTATCCATATTGATGTTGATGGTGACTTCACAGATCCTTGGCCAAGTGGTTTTTTTCGGGAGCGTGCGAAGGAGTTGTTTGGATGA